Genomic DNA from Peribacillus simplex:
GGGGCATCTGCCCCCTTTTTAAAATAGCTCATTGAAGATTTCTGCAAATAGAGACTTCACTTCCACCTCAGGTTCCTTTTCCCCTTCATATAATTGTTGACCTTGTTTATTGGATGCCGCAAGTTCAACCTGATCTTCTTCAACATTCCCACCAACGACTTCCTCCGTCACTTGTTCCTTGTCTTTCACTTCTTTCACTTCTTCCTTTACTTCCGGCTCTGTAACCTCTTCTTTTACCGTTTCTTCCGGTACTTCTTTTACGCTCTCCTCGACTCCCGCTTCTTTAACTACTTCCTCGGGCCCATTTTGCTTTTCAACCGGCACTTCATCTTCAACTTCTTCCTCTGCAACAGGCTCACCCTCTTCATTTGTTGCAGCATACGCCTTCCCTCCCGAACTCAAGGATCCTTCACCCTCATCCTCGACAATCGGACTTTGACTTACAGCCGTTCCATTTGAAAAATCCAGGAAACATAATGGGGGAAATAGAACACACCACCAATTTGCGCCTTCTCCTTCCCCAAGCGTGATAATCACCGCTTCATAATCCCCTGCCGGATATAAATACTGTCCGTAGAGTTTTGTCGGAAATTCCGCTTGTCCAAAATCCACTTTAACTGACTGCTCCAAACCCTGTTCCTTTATAACTGCCTCAGCCGTCGCTTGGATATCCGGTAGATGCGAGGTGATCACATCCCTCGCCTCATCCAAAGAAGTAAGTTCCTCGACCCACTTTGTGATATCTTCATTTACCTCATCCCTAATCAAACGTTTAACCGCTTGGTCCTTTTCTGCATCACTATTAGCAAGTATCCGCAGACGAATCGCCTCATCCGGAATCACCTTCGTAGCTTCTGCACCGACCATCTCCGCTTTAGGCATATATATACTTACGATCGTTCCTATAGTTAAGATTAATAGATAAATAATGGCTAAATGTTTAGTTTTCATCGCCTTCGCCCCCCTCACATGAATTAGTCTCACCATTTTCCAGCTATCTTAAACTAGTAAAAATAAAAAAAATTGATAGCTGGAAATATAGCTTTCAAAGGATAATGAGGGTGGTTTCCATAAAAAAATCCGTCTCACATAGGAAGACGGATCACTTTAATATGGCGAAGACCATTCGATCTTTTTCATTAATGTCATTTATAATGGATACTTCTGCAGCAGGAAAGGTTCGCTTCAATAAATCGGCAACCGCCTCACCCTGTCCAGTGCCCACTTCAAATCCGATCAGCCCAGGCACCTTCATGATCTGAGGTAACTGCTCCATAAAGCGGCGGTAAAAATCCAGCCCATCGATACCGGCAAATAATGCACGATGCGGTTCATGACCTGTCACGACTACTGACATCGAGTCATGATCATCATCTGGTATATATGGCGGATTCGATAATAGGACGTCCACCTTCTGGTTTATGTTTATGAAAGGCAAAAGCAAATCACCTTGAATGAACTCCACTTCGGCACCAAGTGATTCGGCATTTTTCCGCGCCACCTCAAGCGATGGTTCCGCTATGTCCGTAGCCGTCACCGACAAGTTTGATTTTTCAAGTTTCATCGTTATGGCGATTGCGCCGCTGCCAGTCCCAATATCAGCTAAACGAAGCTCCTTTCCCTCCACAAAAATGTCCGGGATTTTACGTAAAGCATTATAAATCAATTCTTCTGTTTCAGGTCTCGGTATGAGCACTTCTTCATTCACAAAGAAGGTCCGTCCATAAAATTCTTCGCTGCCGATTATATATTGAATGGGTGTTCCCTCAGCATGCAGCTCAATAGCGGCCTTAAATTGTCCAAAATCCGCTTCACTAAGGTCATCATGAAGGTTGGCGAGCATTTGGGAGCGAGTTTGTTTTAAAAAGTGCTGTAACAAGATTTCCCCAGCATTGGCATCACGATCATTTTCCTTTAAAAAAGAAGAAGCCCATTTAAGGGCTTCAAACACCTTCACGGCAGAGTTACTCATCTGCATTTTCCAGCCTTGAAGATTGGTCTTCCATGATTAATGCATCAACGACTTCATCCAGTTTACCTTCCATGATTTGATCCAGTTTTTGAATTGTTAAGCCAATACGGTGGTCGGTAACGCGGTTTTGCGGGAAGTTATAAGTGCGAATCCTTTCTGATCGATCGCCCGTTCCAACGGCAAGCTTCCTATTTTGATCATATTCCGCCTGTACTTCGCGATGGATTTTATCGTACACCCTGGCACGCAAAACCTTCATCGCCTTTTCTTTGTTCTTGATTTGTGATTTTTCATCTTGACAGGATACAACCGTATTAGTCGGAATATGAGTCAAGCGCACCGCCGACATTGTCGTATTGACACTTTGACCTCCAGGGCCGCTTGATGCAAATGTATCGACACGAATATCCTTATCATGGATTTCAACTTCCACTTCCTCAGCTTCAGGTAAAACGGCAACAGTGGCTGTAGATGTATGAATCCGTCCGCCTGATTCAGTTTCAGGTACCCGCTGAACGCGATGCGCTCCATTTTCAAACTTCAATTTCGAATAAGCACCATTGCCATTAATCATGAATATGATTTCCTTGTAACCTCCAAGCCCTGTAGGACTTGCTTCAATGACTTCAGTCCGCCAACCCTGCACCTCGGCAAAACGGCTATACATTCGGTATAGACTACCTGCAAATAAGGCTGCCTCATCTCCGCCTGCCGCTCCGCGGATTTCCATGATCACGTTTTTATCATCGTTAGGGTCCTTCGGAATAAGCAATATTTTCAGTTTATCCTCAAGGCCTTGTATGGTTTCATCAAGTTCATTGATCTCTTCTTTTACCATTTCCCGCATTTCCGCATCAAGTTTCTCATCCAGCATCGCCTTCGCTTCCTGGAGTTGCTCACGAACCGCTTTATATTCTTTATAAGTCGATGCGGTCTCTTGAATGCTGGATTGCTCCTTAGAATATTCCCTTAGCTTCTTAGAATCATTAATGATCTCCGGGTCACTCAATAGTTCATTCAATCTTTCATATCTATCTTCTACTGCTTGTAAACGATCAAACAAATTATTCACCTCATAAATTTTCCAAAACATCTGAAACGAATTGGAAGTAATCCATCTTTTCTAACTATAAATTAAGTAGCTCAGTGCCCCAGCTCAGTTCACTTCTAGGTTAATTATAGTATAGGTGAATAATCAACGTCAAAGAGGTTTCAAAAATGTCGTTATTTCTTTAACTCGACATCTAAATTATATTGAGGCACAACCCTGTTTATCATGCCCTGTATTCGCTGCAATTCCTTTTTTCTTTCTTTTTCCGTCTTGATTTCACCTTTATCATGTACCGTAACATGTATGGTATTTCCATTAAACCAAACGGAGCCTGCCTCATAATTAGTTTCCGATTCAATGACTCCGCGGATTTCATCAATTTGCTGCCCCATGGATGGAGAATTATTGGATGTATGATGCGGTGTATTGAGGACCTGATCCGATGGCCGTTCCGCTTCATTGTCCCAATCCTTATTGGATACTTGATTTAAACCCTTCCCAACAAAATCCCTGCCATCACGGGATTGATCCCCATATTCCGAATCATTATTTATAGCATTGTCATTTTGGCCGCATGCCGTTAGTACAGCAAGCAGAAAGGCCGTCATAATACGCAGTTTCGATTTCATATCTTTTCCCTCCATTTTGACTGGTTAAGAAGAACATTTCCCCGTTAGCCTGCCCAAAATGGGGCAATATTTATCTTTTATTTCCCTTCCATGTATTGGTGATGCACCCCCCAGTTTTCCACCCCTTATAATTGTTCCCGACCATTTCTCCATAAAAAAAGCACCCTGCGATCGCAGTGGATCATAGGGCACCATCATTCAAATATGTTCTTTAATCCCAACAGCCTGCTTACCCGGAACTTCGTGATGATGGCGGCAGCGGGGCTCGTATGATTCCGATGCACCCACAAGGATGATTGGCTCATCATAGGAGGCCGGCTCCCCATCTATCAATCGCTGTGTCCTGCTCGCAGGTGATCCGCACACTTCACACACAGCCTGCAGCTTAGTCACCGATTCTGCAAGCGATAATAGAACAGGCATGGGACCGAATGGTTCACCTCTGAAATCTTGATCGAGTCCAGCCATGATCACTCGATAACCGCTGTCCGCAAGATGCTGGGCAACCCCGATAATTTCATGATCAAAAAATTGCACTTCATCTATTGCAATGATATCCAGGGGTTTGTCCAAATACTTAAAAATATCCGTTGAATGGGCAATCGGTTTTGCCATCACAGAAGAGCCATTATGTGATACGACAGCCTCTTCCGCATAGCGATTATCAATAGCTGGTTTAAATACCGCTATTTGCTCTTTAGCAAATTGAGCACGGCTGACTCGTTTAATCAATTCCTCAGATTTACCTGAAAACATGCTTCCGCAAATAAGCTCGATCCAGCCTGTTTGTTTCATTACATACATGGAAACAGCTACTCCCTTCCACCTGTCGATCCCTTGGCCATAATTGAAGTCGACCCGGCTTTATATAAATTCTTACTTGTTTATGGAAAAGAAAAAACAGGCAAGAAAAATACT
This window encodes:
- the spoIIR gene encoding stage II sporulation protein R; translation: MKTKHLAIIYLLILTIGTIVSIYMPKAEMVGAEATKVIPDEAIRLRILANSDAEKDQAVKRLIRDEVNEDITKWVEELTSLDEARDVITSHLPDIQATAEAVIKEQGLEQSVKVDFGQAEFPTKLYGQYLYPAGDYEAVIITLGEGEGANWWCVLFPPLCFLDFSNGTAVSQSPIVEDEGEGSLSSGGKAYAATNEEGEPVAEEEVEDEVPVEKQNGPEEVVKEAGVEESVKEVPEETVKEEVTEPEVKEEVKEVKDKEQVTEEVVGGNVEEDQVELAASNKQGQQLYEGEKEPEVEVKSLFAEIFNELF
- the prmC gene encoding peptide chain release factor N(5)-glutamine methyltransferase; amino-acid sequence: MKVFEALKWASSFLKENDRDANAGEILLQHFLKQTRSQMLANLHDDLSEADFGQFKAAIELHAEGTPIQYIIGSEEFYGRTFFVNEEVLIPRPETEELIYNALRKIPDIFVEGKELRLADIGTGSGAIAITMKLEKSNLSVTATDIAEPSLEVARKNAESLGAEVEFIQGDLLLPFININQKVDVLLSNPPYIPDDDHDSMSVVVTGHEPHRALFAGIDGLDFYRRFMEQLPQIMKVPGLIGFEVGTGQGEAVADLLKRTFPAAEVSIINDINEKDRMVFAILK
- the prfA gene encoding peptide chain release factor 1, with the translated sequence MFDRLQAVEDRYERLNELLSDPEIINDSKKLREYSKEQSSIQETASTYKEYKAVREQLQEAKAMLDEKLDAEMREMVKEEINELDETIQGLEDKLKILLIPKDPNDDKNVIMEIRGAAGGDEAALFAGSLYRMYSRFAEVQGWRTEVIEASPTGLGGYKEIIFMINGNGAYSKLKFENGAHRVQRVPETESGGRIHTSTATVAVLPEAEEVEVEIHDKDIRVDTFASSGPGGQSVNTTMSAVRLTHIPTNTVVSCQDEKSQIKNKEKAMKVLRARVYDKIHREVQAEYDQNRKLAVGTGDRSERIRTYNFPQNRVTDHRIGLTIQKLDQIMEGKLDEVVDALIMEDQSSRLENADE
- a CDS encoding thymidine kinase, which encodes MYVMKQTGWIELICGSMFSGKSEELIKRVSRAQFAKEQIAVFKPAIDNRYAEEAVVSHNGSSVMAKPIAHSTDIFKYLDKPLDIIAIDEVQFFDHEIIGVAQHLADSGYRVIMAGLDQDFRGEPFGPMPVLLSLAESVTKLQAVCEVCGSPASRTQRLIDGEPASYDEPIILVGASESYEPRCRHHHEVPGKQAVGIKEHI